The DNA sequence tcagccatgtttgttttgaatacagCTCAGACCACGCTCCgaagcatactcgaaaaatcttgagcatgttcTCCATTTGTGTATGagattgattttataaaagttttacaaccttcacttttgagtatgagagGACAGGGTTTGAATTTGAGTATGAAATCGTGCTCAAAACGTATTCTGCCTAAttggttttcctattaactaatactacaaccttgacctttaaccttgaaaaacaataggcatcttcctcacatcaaggtgatcaaatgtaccaagaggtaagatcctggagctttcggttcattttgcattttgcctacaaggtccagacagatggatggatgACGGAAAAACACAATATGTCCCATCTTTGATTGGCGTATAAAAATACgctaaaaattaaaacaagaaatacatatacatgatcGACACGTAGAATAAAAGTATAATTGCCAAGGAACCTCTTGCTCCTGGGTTAAGGGTATATCAACATTCTTCATTACATATATGCACTGTGGGTCACAACTATAATGAGCTTGATGCCCTGTGTGTATTCACACATATTTGAAATTCTAAAGCCACTTGTCGTATTTGACACTTACATTCCAGTGCAAAACCTCCCTGGGAAAGAAGACAGTGGGTCCAATAATTCTGATGttgtcattttgtaaaacaaagcCAGACTGACTGATGCTCTTAATCATAATGTGGTTTCCCACATGGTCACTCAGCTGATTCAGGGTCACTTTGGCAGCATTTGCAGCACTTGTCTGATCCCACCGGACACATGTCCTGCAAGTACATAGTAAGAAAGATCATCAAATTCTTAACTAAATTTTCATGAGATATccataatcatgataatgttaCTATCATGAATATCATGTCACTATACTTTAAATTACAGACAGTACCGTGATTCAGCTCAAAATCGAAGACAAAATCTATGATACAATATTGCATACTGGTACAGTGGTACCAATTAAAATATCAACTTCATATGTTGGAGCaagaaaaagttttaattcaagTATTGAATTTTTAGACTTTGTGAGAGTTATTAAACAAGAAAGTCAAAACTCATCCATTTTTTCTCTGAAAATAGGATATAATAATTCTCTTCATAGGActgtttcataaaaaaattagCATATTTTGTCCAATTTTACAGGCAAATCATACTTAAGTCTCACTCTAATAATAAGGATCAGTATgtcaatttacaaattaaatttttaagaaatataaatatcagttttgatttacttttaaggtagctcattacaccaaaattttatttaatggctcgttaaaacatcTCATAttaagtatgatttcaccatcaaaagagtgatacaagctctcaattatttcatatgacatactgtccgaaatatcaacacttttCCCTAGGCCTGTTCAGGCTACTGTAGAAAAACATTGATTATGCAATCCACCTGCCTGGAATTGACAGTGTTTTCAAGCATACAGCATAAAGTAGTTTTCTATTCCATtcctataattaaaaaaaaactaacttCATATGATTTGTGATAATTTTCCTACACAGCAGTCCAAATCGTGGATGGGACATGTTGATGTTCCTATCATCTACGTCTTTGACCTTTCAGTTTCACTTTGTGCGAATCCGGAAACTGTTCCGATtctagtcgttaattttttttaacctaaAATTCTTAGTCATGTATGCGGTTAATATACGCGATTTTTTTCATGCACTAAAATTATGCTTCATTTTAACATCGAATCCATCCGAAGCGCTCAGACGACACAAAAGATACAgttcaaaaatgaattcataGAACTTGAATGATGGCTTGCAGTATTTTGAAAAAGCTCTACAATAGAGAAGTTAGTTCCATTACAATAGAGTCAATTTATTTATGTACTTGAAAGCAGATTGTGCTTGTACTGTGAAAACAATAAACGAAGATTTGGTCGGATCAACAATTGTATAATGTAAACCAACAGGGTTTATTTAGAAGCAGGCTTATAATATCGAGAGTGAAGTTTTTGTTGTTATGATTTAAggtattgttgttgttgtttatttttttactcAGACTAGAGAAACGATAAAGCAACACAGGAGACAGAGACAGTGCCAGTTCTTCAGTAAAATCCCAACAAGATTATGCTTTAGGCTACCCTCACTGGTCTCAGAAGAGGCACTGGAAGAAGGGTGAGaaaaatgggtttttttatcgTACTTCACATAACAAAGTGTCATTCATTGCTGTAAGAagcaggtacagtttctacagtcatttgACCCAGAAAATGgatgatttcagtaggagtcccaaaatcttGCATTCAAATAAGGATTATATAAGCAAACCCAAACTATGTTTAATTTTatccaaaattgctttgtgttaTATGACTGGAGCATGAAGTTGACatgaaattgcaaaaatgtcaaaatcaatgaaaaattcataaattcagggggtttcctttcagaaaacatacagcccatgctttgagcaaattcatatttgaatacatttttcatcttctattaacacacaatatatatcaatttcgttttgcttgacagatgggcacaccttttcctaagcaataatacgcaagatcgcgactactttttccgtcttggttttaatttttactttcccctttcaaagtctcgcgagacccagagtatTCGAGAATTTGAGCATGTTCGTAAATAATAGGCCctaccagttctgcaacttttgtcgtgatcgattcacccgattttaacaatggtgcactatcattgcattgcattagactgtagtaatgatttaagaaagaaacataatatgcagaaatatccacaaatgatagattttaatggaaatgtggtggatttttcccccactgctgtcagccaggaaatttccaaagctgagaagagcttgcgtcaaaatatatagtttcacgagctaaattcagaagttcatttttcctgtatccagacgttttcatttaaaaatgcttttatttGTGGAAGGCACATGGAGTTAAATCCTCTTTCGAtcccatgttttgaataaacaaaaaatgcccaagatcgacacgcttttccggacttctttacaagagagttccgctaactcggtatttacgatcttgcgtattgggATGAAATTTAAGTTATCAAGTTACTTTTGAGAAAAAAAGGTGGGGGAAAGTCTTATTCATAATGTAATAATTCTAtcaaataaacaatatttaaaccGTGATTTAATTGATTACAGTATACTTGGCATATCTTTAACTTATtaagggtttgacatttactttttttgagcactagaccagtcgggctacttcaaatgatttttgctagacctgaccttaaatccactagccctgaccaactttccagaaactgatagtttctccatatttaaatgtacttaattcaaatgacaaacattaagtttgcatgaactaaaatgtacttaattgtctaaaaaaaaaaagagctttagtctcgtcattcaattttaattaatgctttcattttcaaacacattttctgtttctttaaattccacccggcacggaaattctctagtccatttaaaataaaatgacctcaaccgttttttttttaaatctctatttcataagcaatgctttgtttcttttattttactttttttttttcttggtacatgtacatcttttcttgaggacgagaagtcgcatttgaatatagagacattcccgcacatatgtcaacactgAAAAATGGCTGTgtacgacgtaatttattaatttgataaacaatttcttatatttgattcaaataaactgtttgtttttttaaatgaaaataaattcatctaaaacataactttacacacattaacatcgagtagatgtcataaaacatcacttccgacggCAACTTATTTATtaaaactaaaaatagagatcgTGTCATCATgtggttcaaaattgctcgcaaactctacagttattcttttttagttaagaataaaatatcttatggtttaaagtaaagtttcttgtttattttttcaacacgaccagtcggactagtaaatcaacattttactcGTCCGGACCTATAatttagtagactcagtcggtcggacgtgccttagtgtcaaaccctgttatttaaaacacagatcatgcttaattcaagacacattaaaaacaaaaaaattggggcttttttatgtacacaatcatACCTTGTTCTTCATTGACAGTGCTGTTATTAGGACATGCAAAGCTGTGTGAaaaatttaatagttttaaaCCTCTGCAGTTGGATCTGCcaattcattatacatgtatattcattatatatGCAGTATGACatcaaaaaaattacatgtacacaaagtaGACATTGACATCCGATTTATTTCCTTGTACTTTTAATCAAAGACATGTAGGAAAAACATGGCATTATTTCAGTGTTATTTCGTTGATAAaattactgtggaatcattgttcgtgggggattgatgttcaTGAGTCACTCTTATCCACGAATTCATGTGTactcaaacatttttttaaaccaagtagagttatctcacTTAGTGACATCGCATCACTTACCCACGAAATTATGTCCCCATGAACCAGCAAAACTTTGCTTACCCATgaacattggcccccacgaattagaatgattccacagtaataGATATATTctctttcaatattttttcagatttttgtTGTTTAGACATAAATATAATCCATAAAACAGGAAAATTTACCATGTAAAACCCTCTTTTTAATATTGTTACAGTCACATTTATAAAAAGTGTCagatattttttcaaaacatatGGTACTCAAGCTGACCTCAGTCAACAGTGTTGAACTGTGCAACAACAAATGTATTGTGAATGTTTCTTTAAGGTTGAAGGAAAATTAGCAAAGAATTCGAGGGGAAAACTCCTCcgccccaccccccaaaaataaTCATGTTACAGCAATTTTCTAATTTGTCTGGGTTTGAGTGCCTTATCACTGTGACATCAAACTGTTTAgcaattaaaatttgaaagtttatttACCTTAACCACCTCAACCCCCTTTTGAACTTGAAAGAAAAATTGAACCTCCATTAAGTTTTAAGACTGAGTTAATTGTGGTATAGTTCCAAtttttttagccgagttgcaacgaagttgaactcggctattggtttggttaTGCGGGTGGGCGATTGggtgtcaacaattggttttcagatgataactcgaaaagtttacattctaatcaaatgaaattttgatatattgttgggtactaggtaaggaagacccctattaattttggagaaaatggtcaaaggtcaaggtcacaatgaccaaaaatagaatgaaaatttcagaaaaatttggtttccgtatgataactcagaaagttgaaatccgaatcaaatgatactttaaGATaatgttatgtaccaggtaaggaagacccttattgattttggagaaaataggtcaaaggtcaaggtcacagtgactgaaaatagatttaaattttttttttaaaatggtttcaggaggataacttgaaattttttaatttgaatcaaatgaaatttggatatattgttggataccagcaaagcaaggcccctattgattttggataaaaaaggtcaaaggtcaaggtcacagtgaccgaaaatagattgaaaacttcagacaaatatggtttctggacagtaactcgaaaagtttaaaactgaatcaaatgaaacttggttatattgttggatagcaggttaggaagaccccctattgattttggagaaaaagaggtcaaggtcacagtcctgaaaaaagattgaaaattttagaaatatctgaATCTGCATGATAACTCTAAAAAGTTCAAATCCGAATCAATTGAAATTTGGAGGTATTGTTGGGTGGGTAAGGTATCAGGTAActccttttaaaaatgtattcataagaatttattacattatatccaacaattagttcttcacaatataaatatgccacatcattcctgactttacaatgtatcccatgcaactcggctcatgcacccctgggtgcatatattgatttttttttttttttggattttttttttcattattcagAATTTCCTTTCAGACATGTGTTTCTGGGTTTCACAAAGTGTGGACAGTATGTAGTGTCTTACACGTGTACCATGGATGCTGATCACCAGTCAGTACTGCCTATGTGTACCTATGAATACAGACTGCAGTGGTGGTGGTTTGTTCCCAATCAGCCATTACAAAAGGTAATACTGTATGTGCATATGAACAAGTGTAATTTAGTGTGGAGAAAATATAAGTGGTCTTTTCTTTaccttttatttcaaaacattgatacaTGTTAGCTTTTATGAAATGGGAATATATGTgtgatatgtgtgtgtgtgtatatatatgtgtgtgtgtttgtgtgtgtttgtatatatatatatataattattattacttttcgcaatgatcggtaaaaatataggggttttttttttaattaaaaaagatacacgaagacgtttagtaaagctttagcgctttcatttcaaatcttcaaaaGCTTCAcatttgtgtatgtatgtgtgtgtgtgtgtgtgtatatatatatatatatatatatccttgcTCAAATTCTGCTTATACAGTATTCAAGTAAGTGTAGATATAGGTCAGACAATTACACATAATGATTTTGCCTTCTTTTGCACAGATTTCAGAAATCAAACTATTTGGAGAGGAAGAATTGACAGTAGACTTGTACATTTCTTTTTGTGAGTGGCCATCTGACCACTGTAAAGTACTGATATTTGGACATAGGTAAGCAAAGCAAAATGTTGTGACTGTCTTTTGAACACTTAGTGCTAGGactttcaaatttcaaatatgtattccatgtgacaagagttttcttttggtaccagaaTTGCATTGCTGCCATCAATGTTTCACATGACATTCTGTAGATTTCATTTTGTGGAGTCATTGTCAGAAATACGCTTATGCCATCTGTAACAGAGAAGTGTGGTGACGACTGTGACATTTCTTACTATTCTAGTTATATCTGCACTCTAACTTTGTGGTGTCTTCAACACTTTCTGTAAGTTTCTGATGTTCTTCCTGTTTTATTATCAGACAGAATGTAGGGTGTTTTAGAGAACACTCAGTCTTGTgaagtgtgtgtgtttgtcaAAATTTGAGAATTAGctatcaatattttgatatcaagttGAGGGATAGCTGCTAAGGTTACAAGTTCTGTGTCATTTGTCTCCAGGAATTGATCTACCTGAATTACTTCAATCTTTCTTATAATTGCATGTCACAGTGAACTAAGATCCAACAGGCTGTCTCCTATCTTGTTATGTTATGCAGGATCTCACATGGAAGTTTCTTGAACATGATTAGTAGTAACAAAGAACCATACATCTCAGGAACTGTACCTAGCAACTCCAGTGCTCTGGTATACTGTAGAATCACTTAAATTCGTGGGGGGCAATTTCTGTTGATTGCTGAACTTTTACGGGTttgtggggacgtaatttcgtggatttatatatttgtaaaattctTGTATTctagttgtctttattcgttgaggatgtaaattcgtgggtgaggtgTACCCACGAATTCTAcaaaaattgagccaccacgaattctaatgattccacagtaactCTCTGATTTATCACAGAATTATTTAAGATTACTAAACCATTAGGGACAGGCaaatcatcaagtgaatggatGTACAAATTTGCAATTTTGTCTTTACAACTGTAATGTTCAAGTAAAGCTTCTTCAGCATTTctgtaattataccccccgcaacaagttgtgggggggtatactggaatcgggttgtctgtccgtccgtctgtagacgcaatggtttccaggctctaaagcattatcctttccacctacagtcaccatatcatacatatggactacccatgggatgaagatattccctattgattttggggtcaaaaggtcaaaggtcaagcgcactggacatcgaagtagcagtatggtttccgggctctaaagcgttatcctttccacctacagtcaccatatcatacatatggactacctatgggatgaagatgttccctatcaattttggggtccaaaggtcaagcgcactggacattgaagtagcaatatggtttccgggctctaaatcgttatcctttccacctacagtcaccatatcatacatatggactacccatgggatgaagatgttccctatcgattttggggtcaaaaggtcaaagttcaagcgcactggacattgaagtagcaatatggtttccgagctctaaagcgttatcctttccacctacagtcaccatatcatacatgtggACTAcacatgggatgaagatgttccctatcaattttggggtcaaaaggtcaaaggtcacgcacacttgacatcgaagtagcaatatggtttccatttaaattctttaatggctttttttatcgcatggagatgctgtgttcctagataccttttggatcataatactgaagttttacctattaccaacaccctttgggagattggggtaagtggggagtattcttagtgagcattgctcacagtacctcttgtttctatTAGTGAGCGAGAATCCCAATATTACCTGTAAAACCTCCCCGAACAAAAATGAATTTAGGTAGGTAAATTTTATACCTAGGAAAGATTGTCGTTGTTATGGACACTTACTGCAAACGAGTCCCAAAATGTTTGCCAGTCCAGTAGATTTCAATAAACTTTGGCAAATCAAGTTTTATTGATATATGTGTATGAGTTTTAGCATTTCCAAACACAGGGAAGAATCATTACATGGAACAAATTGGGTTGCATTCATATTTAAATCTGATGATTATTGAGCTTGATTGTATAAATGTGTTGGAACAGATTGAGTGTTTGATGTATTGTTTGTAAATTCCTCATTATCTTTAGCCTTAAAACTAACATATATGTGCTCATGTGATTCATCTACTTTGGTCTGTATCTCCATATCCTCTGACAATCCTTGTAGAATTACTATATCTAGTTTTTTCAGTCAGTCCTGTTTCTCTTTCAGTATTTCAATAATTTCTGACTGCGATGCATTTCTGATTccaaattgttttgtttttttaattggttTGATAGCACCATGATAGCCAGCTCGTATACCTTTTAACTTTGGTATAtctatttttcttcaaaatcctaAGTTTTTATCACAGCACAAAATATTTGGAAAAGACAATAAACAAAGACGTCTGTACCAATGCATTGTGTTTAATTTCTCTATCTGCTATAAACAAACTGTAAAAAGAGTTCTGTGGTATGTCTGTTGACATACATTCTTCACAGACAATTTTAagaatgaaaaatatgtttacaatACATTGGAAATAGCATCCCACAATCAATACataatacaataataatattgcatatacatgtactatgaaacACAGGACCAGCAGAAAACAGTTCACTATCACTAAATTTCGTTATATCcatcattttttattatttttcctatcataggggaataaatataACTTTACAAGAagagtgaattcattataagcatgttttactgtatgtgagTGAGAGAGAGGGGTGGGGGagaaattaattcattttatgctatttatgaattttacattgaatgtGAAAGCAGACTTGGTCTTAAAACATAAAGCATCTCTAATCATTTGCTtctgatattacatgtactaatgattCTCTAAACTGTTGCCACTCAGAAGTTTATATAGCAAATACCAAGGGAATATCAACATTGCTTACTTTTATATTTCTGTATGTATTGTTTTGCATGCATTTACTTAGAATTCAATGAATTTGTTATTCTTCATTCAGTATGTTGCCATTAAAGACAAGTTTTACTGCAAAAATGAAAGCAGTGTTATGAAAGATGCtcaaacaaatttcatttttttaaaaatgaaataatttttgtaaCTTTATCCTGGATGAATCAAAATTGTACAGAAAAATGAATGCACAAGAATATCACATTGTTTACATACTATAGGTCTCATAGAGGTAcacatatttattgtaaaagttgacttaatacatgtacttgtatctCATTACAGTATCCCAAGCCAAACAACAGATGGATGTTCCTCATGTTATATGACAATAACATCAGTTCCTCCCCTCCAGCATTGTGAATTTTGTCAAATGATACCTCCAGGTATGAATGCACAAAATCAGTAGATTCAGAAAAGAATTGTTACCATAAAACTTATTCTGTATGAATATTCAAtagttattatatttttttcatgcaAAATGCTGTATAAATACTGATATGTAATGGTGGAAACTTTTTGTGCAATTTAGATGAAGACAAAAAGCAGAAGCCAATCAAATTTCCTTGTATGAAGCATGCTTTCTCTGTACATACAAAGTTTGAGTTAACTCCTCCATTTCCCCCATTTGGACCAAGAACACAGTTGAAAATCAATGGAGTAGCTGTCATAAATACTGGGGATTCCATAGTGGCTCTCACAGTTAATGTAGATGGCTTTGATGAAGAGGAATCTACCTCCATAGCATTAACAGAAGTATCAATTCTTATAGACAATCAAAATAAAGATCAGTATTTAGAGAATCCAAAGCTTGAAAGTCTTAAGCAGAATTCCAAGGGACCAGTTTCACCAACATTGTGCGAGTGTCGTCGTAAATACACAGACCCCACTCTCTGTCCTTCACCACATTCTGTGGATTTGATGGATGAGAGTCAGAAGGAAAACATGGATGGTGGCTTGTTGAAGGAGTGCACTCGTCAACGCTCTCCGAGAGCTAGTTATATGGAGGGATCAAAGTTATGCAAGCATGGTGGGTCTCTAGTGCCTTCCTCACAAGATTGGTTGGATAATATTAATGTGATGACAGATACCTCACAAACTGGAGATGTTCTGATGCAGAATAATTCAGTGATGCAAGAGGTCCATGAAAGTGGATCTCAGGTCCACACTATTGATAAGGATAATTCTCCACTGGATTCCATTAAGTGCCTTAAATCACCCTCCAAATGTGATAACAATGATCTGAGCAAATGTAACTCTCCTCTTATAAGTATGTCACAGAAGTCCACCCCACCAAACGAACCCACAGATAATGCAAGATCCACATCATCTCCCAGCCAGCCCAGCAACTGCCGTTCTCCTGGCCCAGCTAAGTCCCCAGGGCCCCTTTACAGCCCAGTGTGTAGCCCACTTCAACCCAACTCCAACTGTAACAACTGTCTTTTTGGAATTAAGAATACTGCTTCCTCCCAACGATCTTTCTTTTCTCCATCCAATAGTGGTACCAGCACCACTAGTACCAGTAAGAGTGCAGACAGTGTGTATTTACAAGTCAATGAAACAAGGACTGTTACCTACACTGTCCGCAAGTTCTCCCATGCTTTACAGAGTGGAAATCAGTCTCCTGGCATTGTGGAAGGTAAAGTGGAAGTTGAAGATGATATGACATttgcatatatatgtattgtgcCTTTTAAGATTCAGTGGTTAAATTATGCAATCATTCGg is a window from the Ostrea edulis chromosome 5, xbOstEdul1.1, whole genome shotgun sequence genome containing:
- the LOC125651517 gene encoding DDB1- and CUL4-associated factor 15-like, which encodes MMACSILKKLYNRETRETIKQHRRQRQCQFFSKIPTRLCFRLPSLVSEEALEEGHVFLGFTKCGQYVVSYTCTMDADHQSVLPMCTYEYRLQWWWFVPNQPLQKISEIKLFGEEELTVDLYISFCEWPSDHCKVLIFGHSIPSQTTDGCSSCYMTITSVPPLQHCEFCQMIPPDEDKKQKPIKFPCMKHAFSVHTKFELTPPFPPFGPRTQLKINGVAVINTGDSIVALTVNVDGFDEEESTSIALTEVSILIDNQNKDQYLENPKLESLKQNSKGPVSPTLCECRRKYTDPTLCPSPHSVDLMDESQKENMDGGLLKECTRQRSPRASYMEGSKLCKHGGSLVPSSQDWLDNINVMTDTSQTGDVLMQNNSVMQEVHESGSQVHTIDKDNSPLDSIKCLKSPSKCDNNDLSKCNSPLISMSQKSTPPNEPTDNARSTSSPSQPSNCRSPGPAKSPGPLYSPVCSPLQPNSNCNNCLFGIKNTASSQRSFFSPSNSGTSTTSTSKSADSVYLQVNETRTVTYTVRKFSHALQSGNQSPGIVEEDFDLAYRSILPLEVYGDKEKPLPPAHCREAPQECVRVTQMTFDVEHYLEEVIGHFADWGHRYIAFTNYDLQILDVCAESTTVIGKVFALIHAKEEFDTNRKIKRSKNAIRRYQTSFCFAWNLATGGYETQFIGDLTEVDEVEIRRIENTWKEWKPGFKECAMLRRQMYIPQSTQCYVNVLSNESVIKGESLKFIIAPQHYVALLI